The Pseudochaenichthys georgianus chromosome 24, fPseGeo1.2, whole genome shotgun sequence genome includes a region encoding these proteins:
- the LOC117439737 gene encoding zinc metalloproteinase nas-14-like, translating to MWLLVFICMLSVVGGVPINATQEDTSHATDNVTTMSDVQKQGSVIPLNGTQNMTHPATGGQECRAEPVVGRHHAVHHQSGTRLELNYIEFRNGKGCSSYVGCVGGAQALYSAPSCSVGNVCHEIIHALGLHHEHNRRDRDQYISVEWSNIMPGKRSNFEVKQGDTQNLPYDLNSIMYYEEYYFSQDGSPTVLSKTSGVQIGQRTHLSELDVLRLNSLYHCGND from the exons ATGTGGCTTCTGGTCTTCATCTGCATGCTTTCAG TCGTTGGTGGTGTCCCTATAAATGCAACACAGGAGGATACCAGTCATGCAACAG ACAATGTTACTACGATGTCAGATGTGCAAAAACAAG GTAGTGTCATTCCCTTAAATGGCACCCAGAATATGACTCATCCTGCAACAG GAGGACAGGAATGCCGTGCAGAACCTGTAGTCGGACGCCACCATGCCGTACACCATCAGTCAGGAACTCG CTTGGAGTTGAACTACATCGAGTTCCGCAATGGCAAAGG CTGTTCGTCCTACGTTGGATGTGTAGGAGGAGCCCAGGCGCTGTACTCCGCCCCCTCGTGCTCTGTGGGTAATGTTTGCCATGAGATCATCCATGCTCTGGGTCTGCACCACGAACACAACCGCAGGGACCGCGACCAGTACATCTCTGTGGAGTGGAGCAACATCATGCCAG GGAAACGAAGCAACTTCGAGGTGAAACAAGGAGACACTCAGAACCTGCCGTATGACCTCAACTCCATCATGTACTACGAAGA GTATTACTTCAGTCAAGATGGCAGTCCGACGGTGTTGTCGAAGACTAGCGGGGTGCAGATAGGTCAAAGGACACACCTCAGTGAGCTGGATGTACTGAGGCTGAACTCACTCTACCACTGTGGTAACGACTAA